One Festucalex cinctus isolate MCC-2025b chromosome 1, RoL_Fcin_1.0, whole genome shotgun sequence genomic region harbors:
- the slc16a6b gene encoding solute carrier family 16 member 6b — MASRSQSCLGPNVYSEVPEGGWGWAVAVAFFMVELCTYGTVKSLGIFLQDLMKEFDESNSRVSWVISICVFVFTFTAPLSTMLSNRFGHRPIVIIGGFLVSLGTITSAFTNSINEMYITIGVVSGFGYCLTFLPTVTILAQYFSTRRALVTSAASSGESFAIFAFAPAFMMLKEHIGWRHCLIVLGSFQSCIIVCGLLLRPIIIRPELENEFNQLAMEQLQEVYELENEQTRTSISSGASQSSEDSGVTSLSTSNADLGMAGAEIKVEWELQNQEGQELSLSTPPSLFEVDAEPKVSGLREPSKSKLLDFSVLKDGAFICYSLFGLFATLGFFAPQLYIIELSKSHGVEPNMASYMLSVMAVAEFFGRLSIGFLLNKVTCRKTLVLLWCVVFLCLVLVAFTIVWDFWGLVVCCAVYGYFLGTVGSTHIPMLAEEDVVGIDKMASSVGVYVFIQSFAGLAGPPLGGVLVDITDNYGAAFYSCAAGMGLSAICLALVGPVKSGMCQRRKSQLVEKPPQDSDLPDFLEVDLAVEDSPFKRSMAGDNTCVI; from the exons ATGGCTTCCAGATCCCAAAGTTGCCTGGGTCCAAATGTCTACTCAGAAGTGCCCGAAGGTGGCTGGGGCTGGGCTGTAGCCGTCGCCTTCTTCATGGTGGAGCTCTGCACCTATGGGACCGTCAAGAGCCTGGGGATCTTTCTCCAGGATTTAATGAAGGAGTTTGATGAGAGTAACAGTAGGGTGTCATGGGTCATCTCCATCTGCGTCTTCGTCTTCACTTTTACTG CCCCTCTGTCCACCATGTTGAGCAACCGCTTTGGCCATCGCCCCATCGTAATAATTGGGGGTTTCCTCGTCAGCTTGGGTACCATCACCTCCGCCTTCACCAACTCCATCAACGAGATGTACATCACCATTGGCGTAGTCTCAG GCTTCGGCTACTGCCTTACCTTCCTCCCTACCGTCACAATTCTAGCCCAGTACTTCTCCACACGACGAGCCCTCGTCACCTCTGCTGCTTCTTCCGGAGAATCTTTCGCCATATTTGCGTTTGCCCCAG CCTTCATGATGCTGAAGGAGCACATTGGATGGCGGCACTGTCTCATTGTCCTTGGGAGTTTTCAATCTTGTATTATTGTTTGTGGCCTTCTTCTTCGTCCAATCATCATCCGGCCAGAGCTTGAAAACGAATTCAATCAACTTGCTATGGAGCAACTGCAGGAGGTTTATGAGCTGGAAAATGAACAAACCAGAACCTCCATCAGCTCAGGAGCTTCCCAGAGTTCAGAGGACTCAGGGGTCACATCCCTTTCTACTTCAAATGCGGATTTGGGGATGGCGGGAGCGGAAATCAAAGTAGAGTGGGAGCTGCAGAACCAAGAGGGCCAGGAACTGTCATTGTCCACACCCCCGTCCCTTTTCGAGGTGGACGCTGAACCAAAAGTGTCAGGTCTGCGCGAACCATCCAAATCCAAACTGCTGGACTTCTCCGTCCTGAAGGATGGTGCCTTCATTTGCTACTCACTCTTCGGCCTGTTTGCCACGCTGGGCTTTTTTGCCCCTCAGCTCTACATCATTGAACTTAGTAAAAGCCATGGCGTGGAGCCCAACATGGCGTCCTACATGCTCTCTGTGATGGCGGTGGCTGAGTTTTTTGGCCGTCTGTCCATTGGGTTCTTGCTGAACAAAGTCACTTGCAGAAAGACCCTGGTGTTGTTGTGGTGTGTTGTTTTCTTGTGCCTGGTGCTGGTGGCCTTCACCATCGTGTGGGACTTCTGGGGCCTGGTGGTCTGCTGCGCCGTCTACGGCTACTTCCTCGGCACGGTGGGCTCCACGCACATCCCCATGCTGGCCGAGGAGGACGTGGTGGGCATCGACAAAATGGCGTCGTCTGTGGGAGTGTACGTCTTCATTCAGAGCTTTGCTGGACTTGCCGGACCACCTCTTGGAG GTGTGCTGGTGGATATCACCGATAATTATGGTGCTGCCTTCTACTCCTGTGCTGCCGGGATGGGGCTCAGTGCCATCTGTCTGGCTCTGGTTGGACCAGTCAAGTCTGGCATGTGCCAAAGACGGAAAAGTCAACTTGTGGAGAAACCTCCCCAGGATAGCGACCTGCCCGACTTTTTGGAGGTGGACTTGGCAGTGGAGGACAGCCCCTTCAAAAGGTCCATGGCAGGAGACAACACGTGTGTAATATGA